A genomic stretch from Bacteroidetes Order II. bacterium includes:
- a CDS encoding PH domain-containing protein, with amino-acid sequence MFGKLAADALGLSDIGSVISPADFNKVDSDDYVMHEEGERIFFLIKSKTDEYCFTNTAFIHVDGASAVSKKRDLYRKEYAHHQIHHVSMETAGTIDMDVEIKFSMGDKHYSIDVHKKHLEEVKDLYKTLVRIGTIQKENNVMLTYAQSSLNHATSAVGRATAPNSIEAEFKAINQYAFDWLRQAHKTYNVKDFSNVFEMFIKN; translated from the coding sequence ATGTTTGGAAAATTAGCAGCAGACGCATTAGGACTGAGCGATATAGGCTCGGTCATTTCTCCGGCAGATTTCAACAAAGTGGACTCCGACGACTATGTGATGCACGAAGAAGGAGAACGCATTTTCTTCTTAATCAAGTCTAAAACGGACGAATATTGTTTTACCAATACCGCATTTATCCATGTAGATGGCGCTTCAGCGGTTAGCAAAAAGCGTGATCTTTATCGCAAAGAATATGCTCACCATCAAATTCATCATGTGTCTATGGAAACGGCAGGAACCATTGATATGGACGTAGAAATCAAGTTCAGCATGGGCGATAAACATTACTCCATTGATGTTCACAAAAAGCATCTAGAGGAAGTAAAAGACCTTTATAAGACCCTTGTGCGGATCGGAACGATACAAAAGGAAAACAATGTTATGCTGACATATGCCCAATCGAGCCTAAACCATGCGACAAGTGCTGTAGGCCGTGCAACCGCACCGAACAGTATTGAGGCCGAGTTCAAAGCCATTAATCAATATGCATTCGATTGGCTCCGTCAGGCACATAAAACCTATAATGTCAAAGATTTTTCCAACGTCTTTGAGATGTTTATTAAGAACTAA
- a CDS encoding aldehyde dehydrogenase family protein produces the protein MKNGNVALAEKSAISELLFGDFWRYAPAPESTVVTKIKPQYGHFINGNWEDGIGYFPTINPATEEILSHFPEADESTVSKAVDAARNAYERYWKPMPSIERAKYLYKIGRAIQERAREFAVLETMDNGKPIKETRDVDIPLSAAHFLYYAGWADKLDYAFPGVKPQPLGVAGQIIPWNFPLLMAAWKLAPALATGNTVVLKPAETTPLTAALLAEVIQEADLPPGVVNMVFGAGKTGAALVRHPGIDKVAFTGSTDVGKLIQKSVAGTHKRLTLELGGKGANMIFEDAPIDQAVDGIIQGIYFNQGHVCCAGSRLLVQESIAEEVIQKLKIRIASLRLGDPLDKNTDVGAINSQPQLAKIKELVASGIEEGAQLWAAPCELPSKGFFYKPSIFTEVAQSHRIAQEEIFGPVLSVITFRTPAEAIEKANNSPYGLAGGIWSDKGSKLFKLAGALRTGIVWGNTYNHFDPASPFGGYKESGYGREGGLHGLLPYIRM, from the coding sequence ATGAAAAACGGAAACGTTGCCCTTGCCGAAAAATCGGCTATTAGTGAACTCCTATTTGGTGACTTCTGGCGCTATGCACCTGCACCTGAATCTACTGTAGTCACAAAAATCAAGCCACAGTACGGCCATTTTATCAACGGAAACTGGGAAGATGGGATAGGGTATTTCCCCACCATCAATCCGGCAACCGAAGAAATATTGTCTCATTTCCCTGAAGCCGACGAAAGCACCGTTTCCAAAGCAGTTGATGCGGCCCGCAATGCTTATGAGCGATACTGGAAACCCATGCCTAGCATCGAACGTGCAAAGTATCTTTATAAGATTGGGAGGGCGATACAAGAGCGAGCACGTGAATTTGCTGTGCTCGAAACGATGGACAATGGGAAACCAATTAAGGAGACCCGGGATGTGGATATTCCTCTATCCGCTGCACACTTTTTATATTATGCTGGATGGGCGGATAAACTGGATTATGCCTTTCCCGGTGTAAAACCTCAACCACTGGGCGTTGCAGGGCAAATTATTCCTTGGAATTTCCCTTTGCTCATGGCAGCATGGAAACTTGCCCCCGCACTCGCGACAGGTAATACAGTGGTGCTAAAACCCGCAGAAACCACACCTCTGACCGCTGCCCTTCTTGCAGAGGTGATTCAAGAAGCAGATCTACCACCGGGTGTGGTCAATATGGTCTTTGGCGCAGGAAAAACAGGGGCGGCATTGGTTCGGCATCCAGGCATAGACAAAGTTGCTTTTACTGGCTCTACGGATGTGGGGAAGCTGATTCAGAAAAGTGTTGCAGGAACCCACAAACGCTTGACTCTTGAATTAGGTGGAAAAGGGGCCAACATGATTTTCGAAGATGCTCCTATAGACCAAGCCGTGGACGGCATTATTCAGGGCATCTATTTTAATCAAGGACATGTTTGCTGTGCAGGATCCAGACTATTGGTTCAGGAGAGTATTGCGGAAGAAGTGATCCAAAAACTCAAAATCCGGATTGCTTCTTTACGGCTGGGAGATCCTTTAGACAAAAACACCGACGTTGGGGCGATCAATTCACAACCGCAACTGGCCAAAATCAAGGAATTGGTTGCGTCCGGCATTGAAGAAGGCGCACAGCTATGGGCCGCACCCTGTGAATTACCTTCCAAAGGCTTTTTCTACAAGCCTTCCATTTTTACAGAAGTTGCCCAAAGTCACCGCATAGCACAAGAAGAAATCTTTGGGCCTGTTTTGTCGGTCATTACCTTCCGAACACCAGCGGAAGCCATTGAAAAAGCAAATAATTCTCCCTATGGCCTTGCAGGAGGGATATGGAGCGACAAGGGCAGTAAGTTATTTAAATTGGCTGGCGCGCTCCGCACTGGAATCGTTTGGGGAAACACTTATAATCACTTCGATCCGGCAAGCCCGTTTGGAGGTTACAAGGAGTCTGGTTATGGCCGTGAAGGAGGCTTACATGGCCTGTTACCTTACATCCGGATGTAA
- a CDS encoding tetratricopeptide repeat protein has protein sequence MNHVALLYLVFAMCFAPILHAQTNTPNANQLFQAQKWAEAAEAYRGLSQEKPENFLNWYRLGYAQQMLQQFPEAIRAYEKGLSLNANAPLLKFQLSRIYAALSDQTKALNYLEAAISAGFSQAENIEQAPEFVAMKQNQVFQNLVRSAKKQQTPCMYQPEYRKFDFWVGKWDVKISGQLVGKNTIEIISNGCALLENWTATSGGAGKSINFYDPVLSKWKQTWVGGQGGPMEFVEVRSDENAMIFEANITNPTDKKTKITRLSFTKEVNGDVRQHFEDSFDGGKTWQSTFNALYVRV, from the coding sequence ATGAATCACGTTGCTCTTCTGTACTTGGTGTTTGCCATGTGTTTTGCTCCAATACTACACGCCCAAACAAACACGCCCAATGCAAACCAACTTTTTCAGGCCCAGAAATGGGCAGAAGCCGCTGAGGCGTATCGAGGACTAAGCCAAGAAAAGCCAGAAAACTTTCTGAATTGGTACCGGCTGGGGTATGCGCAACAAATGCTCCAGCAGTTCCCAGAGGCAATAAGGGCATATGAAAAAGGATTATCGCTCAATGCCAATGCCCCGTTATTAAAATTTCAGTTGTCACGGATTTATGCAGCATTGTCTGACCAAACAAAGGCACTTAATTACTTAGAAGCGGCCATTTCTGCTGGATTTTCGCAGGCTGAAAACATTGAGCAGGCGCCAGAATTTGTAGCCATGAAACAGAATCAAGTATTTCAAAACTTGGTACGCTCCGCAAAGAAGCAGCAAACGCCCTGCATGTATCAGCCGGAATACCGAAAATTTGACTTTTGGGTGGGGAAGTGGGACGTAAAAATAAGTGGTCAATTGGTGGGTAAAAATACGATTGAAATTATCTCGAATGGTTGCGCGCTTTTAGAAAACTGGACAGCAACGAGCGGTGGCGCTGGGAAAAGCATCAACTTTTATGACCCCGTGCTTTCAAAATGGAAGCAAACATGGGTTGGAGGGCAAGGCGGGCCAATGGAATTTGTAGAAGTCCGTTCAGATGAGAATGCCATGATTTTCGAGGCAAATATCACAAATCCAACAGACAAAAAAACGAAAATTACGCGTCTCTCCTTTACCAAAGAAGTGAATGGCGATGTGCGTCAACATTTTGAAGACTCGTTTGACGGGGGCAAAACGTGGCAAAGTACGTTTAATGCACTCTACGTTCGGGTATAA
- a CDS encoding SusD/RagB family nutrient-binding outer membrane lipoprotein, whose product MKTFLKIKQVVMLMFLAVVLSSCDDGFVDVNTDPNAANSIDPAFQFTYLQLLTAGDEYTHIRANMIYTETFIQRMAVLSFGAHGDKYTLNDDYSGSLFNRSYSELARNMSDLLNTTSQDASLSNFNNMMRIWRVFTYQRVTDTYGMIPYSEAGQGVLKGIYNPKFDAQQDIYNSMIADLGDAASKLDAGKKTPGAADIVYGGDVAKWKKFAYSLMLRMGMRLTKVDPTKAEATVKAAIAGGVFTSNADMPFVLHTDGPSGINNNGVAHALDIYHSDARISKTFIDLMKSRNDPRMVIYFQNPDGSADVSKMTGITPGTDPGALPSNWKDVFAMANAKLKAKSNKQPLMTAAEVNLLLAEAVQRGWATGSAADYYNAGVKASMQMWSMVNSGLGSVSDADVTAYLAQASVKYDAAKATELIATQQYIATYLNGYEGFANWRRTGFPALTANNAVGNLTGGTIPRRLMYPAGEAASNPSGYNAAIAAQGANEFKTRVWWDK is encoded by the coding sequence ATGAAAACATTCCTCAAAATTAAACAGGTTGTGATGCTGATGTTCTTGGCAGTCGTTTTGTCTTCGTGCGACGACGGCTTTGTGGACGTCAACACAGACCCTAACGCCGCCAACAGCATTGATCCGGCGTTTCAATTTACCTACCTTCAATTGCTCACGGCTGGTGATGAGTACACGCATATCCGTGCCAACATGATTTATACCGAAACCTTTATTCAACGCATGGCTGTGTTGAGTTTCGGTGCGCACGGGGATAAGTACACCCTCAACGATGACTATTCGGGGTCGCTTTTTAACCGGAGCTACAGCGAATTGGCACGGAATATGTCTGATTTGCTGAACACCACGTCTCAAGATGCCAGTTTATCCAACTTCAACAACATGATGCGGATCTGGCGCGTATTTACGTATCAGCGCGTTACCGATACTTACGGAATGATTCCCTATAGCGAAGCCGGTCAGGGGGTTTTGAAAGGGATTTATAATCCCAAATTCGATGCGCAGCAAGATATCTATAACAGCATGATCGCTGATCTGGGCGATGCCGCTTCTAAATTGGATGCTGGCAAGAAAACCCCAGGCGCGGCCGATATTGTGTATGGTGGTGATGTGGCAAAGTGGAAAAAATTTGCCTATTCCTTAATGCTTCGCATGGGGATGCGCTTAACCAAAGTGGATCCTACAAAAGCCGAAGCAACGGTGAAAGCTGCGATTGCAGGTGGAGTATTTACCTCAAATGCCGATATGCCGTTTGTCTTACATACAGATGGTCCCAGTGGGATAAACAACAATGGGGTAGCACATGCACTGGATATTTATCATAGCGATGCACGGATTTCCAAAACGTTCATTGATCTGATGAAGAGCCGTAACGATCCGCGGATGGTCATCTATTTCCAAAATCCAGACGGCTCTGCTGACGTCAGCAAAATGACCGGGATTACACCCGGTACAGATCCGGGTGCATTACCTTCTAATTGGAAAGATGTGTTTGCAATGGCAAATGCCAAGTTGAAAGCAAAGAGTAATAAACAACCGTTGATGACCGCAGCGGAAGTGAATCTACTCCTTGCAGAAGCGGTGCAGCGCGGTTGGGCAACTGGGTCTGCTGCTGATTATTACAATGCTGGGGTAAAAGCTTCTATGCAAATGTGGTCTATGGTGAATAGCGGATTAGGCTCCGTTTCGGATGCAGATGTAACGGCATATCTGGCACAGGCGTCGGTAAAATACGATGCTGCCAAAGCTACAGAACTGATTGCTACCCAGCAGTATATTGCGACGTATCTGAACGGCTACGAGGGTTTTGCGAACTGGCGTAGAACGGGCTTCCCAGCTCTGACCGCTAACAATGCAGTTGGGAACCTGACGGGTGGAACCATTCCGCGCCGTTTGATGTATCCTGCTGGTGAAGCGGCCTCTAATCCATCGGGCTATAATGCAGCAATCGCTGCACAAGGTGCAAATGAGTTCAAAACCCGTGTTTGGTGGGATAAATAA